From the genome of Salvelinus namaycush isolate Seneca chromosome 1, SaNama_1.0, whole genome shotgun sequence:
ACCCCAAAGATCCAGTCCTTTGTCACCGTGTTGATGATGTTGAAGGGGAGACAGGCACAGAATATGAAGTCGGAGACGGCCAGGCTGAGGTACCAGGTGGTGTTGACTGTCTTCTTCATCTTGAGACCAGCGATCCAGATGACCACCCCATTCCCACAAACCCCCAGCAGGAAGATAACTACATTGACCACCAGGAGGGAGACGCATGAAACTTCTGTGAAGCATGTCTTGTGGGTTTTGAAATCTACATCCTCGGGAGGAGTAACATTGTCATAGGTGTAATTGCTAAAATCATATTCATATGTATAATCCTCCATTGTGTTGCAGTTATTTGGCTTGCAATCCCTGTGAAGATAAGATATTGTTGTTAGGAAACTGTTTTGATCACCCCCTTGTTCTCAACCCTTTACTTCAGAGTCTGTCTTCTAGCCATGGGTAATTTACATGTCTGTTTCTGAACATGTCCACTTCAAACAAATCTGAGGTGGTCTATTTGGTAAAGAGCACCGCCTTATACCGACCGTtaggtccaaaattattggcaccctggAGAAAGATGAGAAAataagactgtataaaataaataatacaaatactgagctatattgcatGCTCAATACAATTTCTCAGAGAAGGAGGATTTTGTTAAGAagtaacaaaaaaaatctaaatatggtAGGggacaaaattattggcacccttgttttcagtactccagcacccttcCTTGCAAGGATAACGACACTGAGCCATTTTCTAAAGtcttttatgagattggagaacacattgggagggatcttagaccattcctccataaaTAATATTTTTAGATCCTCgatatcctttgtctgcacttatggactgccctcttcaatttaAACCAAAGGTTTTCAaaggggttcaagtccggagattgagatggccattgcaaaattttGATTTTGTGGTTAATTAACCATTTCTTGTggcctggcagaggcaaccaagtttttggctaaaatgtcctggtacacTTCTGTTTTTTGACGCCAAAGAGCTCTATCTTCATggcatctgaccatagcaccggttccaatgccgtttatcaaactccaggcggtgctatggtcagatgacatgaagatagagctctttggccacacacaccagtggtgggtttggtatTTAAAATAACAGAAGCATATGCAGAAAGTacctcatacctactgtaaaatatggtggtggatcttggATGTTATGGGGCAATTTAGTTTCCACTGGTCCTCTTTTTATTATTTGGTCTTTTTTTACTTGTCTTTTCCTACTaccactgactttgctgataaataCTTTGAGGGCAAATGTACTTGCTATGATTGTGATATTTTGTTGtttcacctagctatcttaagattaaGACATGAATTGTATAAGTCACTCTGGTTACGAGTGTctactaaattactaaaatgtaaaatctaaatgtaaaattagcaaatgtataagtgtaaaataatgtaattttcTACAAAAAAATGTAGCATACAAAATAGCTCAGTTTTTGCATCATTTTGCCTATctttatctttatcaagggtgccaataattttggacctgactgtatgtgCTCGTGATCACGTGGGTTGGAGTTCCAGGCCCATCGCTACTTTGTCACAAACTCTCTCCTCACTGTTCTCCGACTACCgtgtcctccctctcttcaaTCAAAATTGAAAAGGAAAAGGCTCAACGCTCGCTCACCATTAAAAACgtctcttaaggatccgcccctttttttaaaatgttcttctaaaacgacatacccaaatcttaactgcctgtagctcagtccCTGAAGCagggatatgcatattcttgataccatttgaaaggaaacactttgaagtttgtgtaaatgtgaaaggaatgcAGGAGAATATAACGTATTAGATCTGGTAAGAGATAATACAaagattttttttgtaccataATTTTTGAAGTACAAGAGAAAGGGCATAATGAATTATTctagcccaggcgcaatttagactTTGGCTACTAGATGGCAGCACTACGTGCAAAGTTTTAGAGTGATCCAGTGAAATCTTGCATGTCTATTCAGAATGTTGTATCAAGAccgcccaaatgtgcctaattggtttattcatacatttgtgcactctcctcaaacaatagcaatggtattctttcactctaatagctactgtaaattggacagtgcagttagattaacaagaatttaagcattctgcccatatcagatacagtatgtctatgtcctgggaattgtatttgtttcttacaacctcatgctaatcatattagcctacattagctcaaccgttccACGGACGGGTCaccgatcctgaagaagttttaatgtAATTTTAGCAAAGTTAAAAGCTTCACATTTTGGCTTTCGTCAATGGCCTTCCTCAATTTCTCCCTCTCTTCAATAAAATACTGATGTCTATAGGCCTATGTGAAAATGTAAGATATGTTTTGCAAGTGTTGAAAACATCCTCAATTATAGATGTATTAGATATTGCCTATATTCATTAAATCAGTACTTGCAATTATCCAATCAATTAACTTAATATGTAATCTATAGCACAAACATAACATTAGATGATCTGAAACAATGATTTTGAAATGAAGGAAAAGACAATAGCCTACCTTACAGACCAATTGATGGTGGTGACATGTCACTGTCCAGTGGTGGTTGTCAATTGACTGTCACTTGTGatatcctaccactcctctccgtTTTTGACCAATACAACAGCACTGGCTGACTGTGCAGTTTCCCAAACATGTCCATTCCACTCCACTACTTTCAGTACTCTATTTTGGCTTGGTAGCCCCTTGTTGTAAGTATGGTGTCACACTATGCCACACAGTTGGTGTCACATTTTTACTctggaaaattgtcaaatttTATTGAAAAGAGgtattttcagaaatgttaaTGGTTTGTGTTTCATCAAATCTTTATTCGACAAGCATTTGAATTGAAAATAAACACAGGTTAAAAACAAGAAGTAATGTATGACCTCAAGAGGTCTTTATATACAATGTGTAATTAATTATACATACAGTGAGTTGTTAACAAGACAATTTTATAAAGTATTTATTACAattcataaaaatatattttagattttgcGTGATATCACTATTTATAACTACATTTCAAGCTGTTCATAAATTGCAAATTGTGTTTACAGTATGTTGTTTTCCCATTACTGCTCAGGGATATTATCCTCCTTATGGTTAGCGTGTCAGAGATGTCATCTCCTCATCCTTGTCTCTGTTGTCCTCCATCTGAGGGGGTCCTCTCAGGCTCTGTTCCTTCTTCTCCTGCCATATGCAGATGATAGGAGAGATGCAGCTGTTTAAGACTGACAGGGCAGTGGCCGGGGACAATGCGTATGTGAACAACCTGCTGCCTGTCCCCATTGTGGCTTGCAGCACAGAGAGACTAATGACAGGAGTCCAGCATAGGAAATGGACAATAGTCACAGGTCGAATAACCCGTGACCTTAGTTGGTTGTTTCCCATGCTGTTCATGCAGCAACAGCTGACATCTCACACCCAAAGGGAGCAGCAGCCCGAAAATGAAGCGACAGATCAACACTGCCATCAATCTCTCCCTTCCTTCTTTAGACATCTGGGAGCTTCCAGTATAGCCATAGTTGTCAAGGCAGACGTGTCCATCGGCAGTGTACTGAACCTCCCTGGACAGTAGAGAGGGGGTACTCAGTATGGCCCCAGTGAACCAGGACAGCAGGACTATGTTGGTGGACATGCGGTGTTCAAAGCATCCAGGGACACTCCAGCACACATTCCAGAAGGTGATCATCAGTGAGACAGAAAACATGTTCATAAACATCACGTAGGACCCCAGCTTGCAGACAACCTTCCCAAATGTCCAGGAGAAGTAGTTCCAGGCAGTGATCAGGTAAAGTGGGGCGAAGAGGCAAAAGACGAGGTGGGTGACAGCCAAGCCAAGGATTATCATGTGTTGACTCAGTTTCTTCTTGGACCTGCATTTTACAGTCATGAAGATGACAACAGAGTTGAGCAGTAGACCCAGCAGAATGTTGGCTGAGTACACTGACACATACATCTAAAGCCAGCCTTCATCTGATACATCTCATAGATGACTGGGGACTGGGAAGGTATTGCCACTGAATCATCGTAGTCATCATAGCCTGATGTGTTGAGTGAGGCAACCAtaatttctgttgtttttttacCCTAAGAAAAGGAATGCAATGATTCAGTCAGAACAGGTCCGGTCTGTAATAACTGCATCTGCATGCTAACTAAAAGAACATGACATGCTATGTCCTTCCAGTTATCCAGTAAATcatttttaataaaataaaaacatgcatCTTGCACTGTAGGTAGGCCCATACTACAACTTGTTCAAGTTGTACTTGACCACTACAACCTTTTCTTAAGACTGGATGTATTCAATGCGgcaacacatacagtgccttcaaaaagtattcacaccccttgactttttccacatttgcgACCCGTTTCAGGAAGCTAGGTGTATGAGTTAGGCATATGTTGGATGTccctacttcacaggagaggcatttgaacgtaaaaaCATGAATATTTTCAAAATACGTTTTTTGGctgaaatgccttctggaacatgtgaaatttcatgtgccttaataacaaatgtgtatgccatctgtaaatacaaatactatTGTTAAATGACAagtgtaacagggttatattggtgattccccttgccactattgttaagccaatgggtttttggttttagttttgtcttgccttcacctactcaacatggcatcttattggctggtttgcgtagcttgcttacgagggaggatgtttcagttagaatcgtcccagtgaacaagcaccaaaccagcggtaagttgttggttgcaaagcactgtacgtcaaaagtgatttttatactcccaagtgatgatttaaatgtacaatttatattaatttgtttgtaaatgttattcgaacatcacacataagatgcagcGTTTTTGGTGAATATTtgttgtgcattttgttgtagagaattccagctaatactagctagcaacttactgttttggcaaagaaattaactgaGGACCAAGGGGCTGAGTACTTCTCTAATcaatatatattagtgttttagtTGTATCTATTTTTTTGGACTAATGTTTGAATTTTTctcccactttgacattacagagtattttgtgtagatcgtttcCCCCCCAAATGTACAATgaaatccatttgaatcccaccttataacacaacaacatttgggaaaagtcaaggggtgtgaatactttctgaaggcactgtacatacatttAACTTCACCTACTAAATTCATAACCTAGAACCAAACAATGAGTTTAAGAAAATGTTATACTAACTAAAAAGCCATTCCATGAAACAAGTTGTTTGTAGCATAAGAGTGGCAATAGCAATGGTCCTAACGTCTGGAAGCAAACGGCTGACAGTACAGACGTGTGGCTAATACCTTAAGAGAAAGATAAGAGTTAAAAGGAATACACCAGAAAATGGTTGTATTTTACTGGACATTGACAAACACATGCTGTTGGTGTAAAGATTCAGATCTGAAGTTAACCTTACCTTATGAAAAAGATTTAGAATATTCCATTGAGAAAAAGTGCAGCTTCCAAATAGCATAACAATGTGTTGTTATCATTGAGCTCCTTCAGAAATGATTAACAAACATGAAGAGACTCGTCGACATTTCAGGAATGAAAGAAGGACGAGTTAAGAATCCAGTAGCATGACGAATGGGGActtttcatcaaatcaaatcaaatcacatacacatggttagcagatgttattgcgagtgtagcgaaatgcttgtgcttctagttctgacagtgcagcaatatctaacatgtcatctaacaattccacaactacctaatacacacaaatctaagtaaatggaatggaataagaatatatacatataaagatatggatgagcaatgacagagcggcagaggaaagatgcaatagatggtataaaatacagtatatacatatgagatgagtaatgcaagatatgtaaaccttattaaagtggcattattaaagtgactagtgatccctTTATTAAactggccaatgatttcaagtctgtatgtaggcagcagcttctctgtgttagtgatggctgtttaacagtctgattgccttgagatagacgctgtttttcagtctctctgtcccagctttgatgcacctgtactgaactcgccatctggatggtagcggggtgaacaggcagtggctcgggtggttgttgtccttgatgatctttttggccttcctgtaacaTCGGGTGCTGTCGGTatcctggaggacaggtagtttgccaccggtgatgcgttgtgcagaccgcaccaccctctggagagccttgcggttgtgggcggtgcagttgccgtaccaggcggtgatacagcccgagaggatgctctcaattgtgcatctgtaaaagtttgagaggattttaggtgacaagccacatttcttcagcctcctgaggttgaagaggtgctgttttCCTCATGAACAACTTCACAGTAATGTTGGTCACAGTccatgtatacagtgcattcagaaagtattcagaacccttgactttttccacattttgttatgttacagccttattctaaaattgattaaatatatatatttttctcatcagtctacacacaataccccttaatgttgccattaaaaaaaaaaagtattcagactctttgctctgagactcgaaattgagctcaggtgtatcctgtttcaattgatcatccttgagatgtttctacaaattgattggagtacacctgtggtaaagtcaattgatttgacattatttggaaaggcatacacctgtatatataaggtcccaaagttgacagtgcatgtcagagcaaaaacaaagccatgaggtcgaaggaattgtccgtacagctccgagacaggattgtgtcaaggcacagatctggggaagggtaccaaaacatttcaacattgaaggtccccaagaacacagtggcctccatcattcctaaatgaaagaagtttggaaaaagtttggaaactcttcctagagctggccgccaggtcaaacggagcaatcgggggagaagggcctggtcagggaggtgaccaagaacctgatggacactctgacagagctccggtgttcctctgtggagatgggagaaccttccagaaggacaaccatctctgcagcattccaccaatcaggcctttatagtagagtggccagacggaagccactcctcagtaaaaggcacaagacagcccACATGGAGTTGCCAAAAGTCACTTAAAGACTCtttaaccatgagaaacaagattctctggtctgatgaagccaagattgaactccttggcctgaatgccaagcgtcacgtcgggaggaaacctagcaccatccctacagtgaagcatggtggtagcagcatcatgctgtggggatgtttttcagggactgggagactagtcagtatcgagggaaagatgaacggagcaaagtacagagagatccttgatgaaaacctgctccagaccgctcaggacctcagactggggtgaaggttcaccttccaataggacaatgacccaaagcacacagccaagacaacgcaggagtggcttcgggacgagtctctgaatgtccttgagttgccagagcccggacttgaacccgatcgaacatctggagagacctgaaaatagctgtgtagagatgctgcccatccaacctgacagagcttgagaggatctgcaggcgtggcaagcttgtagcgtcatacccaagactcaaggctgtaatcgctgccaaaggtgcttcaaagtactgagtaaatgtctgaatacttatgtaaatgtgatttttcagttTTAGCTGTACATCCTACAGTGTTACTGTACATCCTATACTGTACATCCTACagtgttttactgttgaaatGACAGAAAAGTCAAACAGTGTACTGTTTGGTATAGCACAGAGAATTTTCGATCAACATTAACTTGGTGATATTATCTTCGCTTTCGATCCGGTCAAATGTGTATCTTTAATGTCTGTGTCCAGTTGCAGGTGGTGAGTTTTAATTTAGAAAATGCTCCATTATTCTCCGTTATtacaataaataaatgtttttgctCCATGAAGTAATCCAATAATGTGTATGCCACCATCTTATCTTTTTCAAATCTTCTCTCATGAATCGAGACAGGTGAGTGTCATCATGACATGCGCCACTTTGGGGTGGATCCACCTCTCAATCAATGAGAGAAgatttgaaatagacaagatggaggcatacacattgttggattacttcatttatttatttgaataACGGAGCATTTTCCGTTATTCATTATCTGTCGACTAGGTGTGAAAGAGGCATCATGCATAGCTTTTATTTTTACCCTTAAGAATAGGAGTAAAATATCTCTATTCTCAGCACTTTtgaccaattttctactctgagacactttgtggataCAGGCCCAGACCTCTATGCAGTCAGTCAAATAATTATCTGGAACCTCTTCTTACcttatctactgcagccctcatcctccacaacacccattctgccagtcacattctgttaaaggtccccaaagcccACACATCCCTGGATCGCTCGTCTTtacagttcgctgcagctagcgactggaacgagctgaaacaaacactcaaactagatagttatctcaatctcttcattcaaagactcaatcatggacactcttcctgacagttgtggctgctttgcatgatgtattgttgtctctaccttcttgccctttgtgctgttgcctgtcccaaataatgtttgtaccatgttttgtgctgctaccatgttgtgttgctaccatgttgtcatgttgttgtgttgctaccatgctgtggtgtcatgtgttgctgccttgctatgttgttgtcttaggtctctctttatgtagtgttgtgttgtctctcttgttgtgatgtgtgttttgtattatatttatatgttatttttttattttttttatttttttaaatcccagcccccgtccccgcagtaGGTATTTTGCCTtttgttaggccgtcattgtaaataagaatttgttcttaactgacttgcctagttaaataaaggttaaataaaaataaaaaaataaaaataaatgaccACTAAGTGTGGTGGATCCTTAACTTTGACTTCCCCATAATCTGTTACACTTCCTGTGAGCTGAGCCCCCTGTAGAGCTGCGTCAGCTGATTTGTCATTGGCCGATGTGCTTCAGTGCTTGCTCCTGCCAAATCCTCTTGTTCTCAACTCCAGGTCTCTTGGTTTAGATTTGACACAGAAGACCTGAAAGTCTCCCATAAAGGGAATGTGGTTTCTTAAAAAATTATCAGGGTGTATCAAGCGAATTATGGAGCTCTGCTTCCCTCAAGCAATATCCTGCTTGATATAGGACAGAGATGAAGCCGTGGAAGCTAGCCATCAGAGGGGGGAATTGTGCACAAACATAACTATTACTAGAATATCACACGCACATGCACCCAAAAAAAAGCAAGCAAGGGAGACAGAAAGGGAAtgagtgaaagagaaagagaaaaacacCTTCTCAGTAGTGCTGCATCCAGGAGGAATCAATAAAATGAATAGATATAAAATAAGCTCTCTTATAAGAACATAGAGCACAAGTAATGAATCCCTGCTATGTGTACAGGAAGGTGAGGTAGAGTAGAGCCACTTTAATCACTCCCTTACAGGTACTGATGTTGCCCAATATTAAGACTGGGCATAGGGCACAACCagcatccattttttttttttttatctacgaGATGTAGAACAGTTAAGGGATTTTTATTTTTCACAGCTGCGTTGTACAATGCAATGTACTGCAGCATTTAACCAAGGCTTCATTATACTACCGCCATTAATTGCATATTACAGTCTTACAAACAAACACCCCGGAAAAACATTTACATTGACTTACTTGTTTTAAAGAACAACGTGGCACACGTGGCACACTTGCTGACAATGAGTCTGAAGTAAAGTGTCAACAATGTGGTGGATATCTAAAACAGAACAATACTTCCACTTCCTGATTTATAACACTTGTATAAACAAGTTGGCAGTCACTAATGCTTAGAACAATTCATCTATTGTACTTATTGACTACAGGATACCACAGTACTAAACATTACAATGAAACAAATTAAAATAGCAGCTACTATTTTGCATACTCAAGATTTctgatatatatacagtatatatatatatatatatatatatatatatataacttgcTAAATCCATTGTACTTATGCAGATTTTACATGTACTCTGTGGTGTACTTGTGTGTTTATCCTCCCACTTGAGGATGACCCTAGTCAGTGAGATCGACCTTTATCTGATCAGTTTTTGTAAACTCAAACAAGTTAACCCAGATGGTACACTTTTTGAGGGCAAGTGCTAGCAACAACATTGAGTGGAAGTTTTTGACATGTGCGTTCACGGGTAGGTAATTAGAGCCCAAGTAATCTCAGGACACCCAGTGCatctgtccacaagagattagAACCTTGTGATAGTTATTACTGAATCGGATGCAGCTGAGTAGAAACAAAATACTAAATTGGTGAATTAAGTGAAAACTTACCCATTTGTAACAAGCATGGTAACAAGTATTCATTGTTACCCCTCTGTAATTACAGACTGCAATTATTGAGTCATTACAAATAACTACAATGCTTGTTACAATGTAATTACACTATAATAAAGACCCCTTCAAGTGAAGTGTTAccgaaccctctgtggaaagagttctacatggaacccagaaAGGTTTTACCTGGAATCAAAATGTTTCTAATTgagaaaaaaagggttcttcaaaagggttcttctatggggacagccaaagaaccattttaggttccagagagcacctttttttctaagagtgtatagtgAATGAAAGGCTATTATAGGCCCCATCATTTTGCTGTTGGAtgatttgtttatttgtttgctGTTACTTTGAGCCCAATGTTGCACTGAATTTCCTCCACAACATCAAAATTGACAACACTGAGGGGTTTAAATGAGGAACCATCGATTCACCAGGATGTGACCTCATTTCCCCCACATTAACACTTCTCTCCCCTCAGTACCTGTTAGCCACCATGCCTGCATGCTCTCCCTTTCATGCAGTCAAGCAGTCTATCATCTGGCCAGAGCAGAGTCATAAATTTAAATCACAGAGCAGAATCAGGGCTCGTTTCTCTCCACTGGCGTGAATGTGTGCTCTGCCCTGGTCTGGCTTTCCTACTCTGCCCTGAAATCAGCATCAGATTCTGGTCCTGTCAAGTTGCATGCCGTTTGGATTGTCTTTTATAGTAAGTTGGGTGTTCTAGTGTTCTCCCCATACAGGGAAGTGCACAGCCTCAGAGCCATTATATAGATTACATTGAGAGATAAATGCATTAGGCTATGTGCTTCCTCGCAGAAATCTGTTTGCCTGAAATCCATCCCAACAATGCAGATTAAATGAGAGGATATTGGAAATAAGGGGTAATAAGTGGATGGTCATTATGTGTAGTGGTAACCTTTAGGGCACAGAAATGCATTCATCTAAAAAAGACCATTTGTCACTCAGCATGATTGAATGCACTTTTGCTTTACTACAGTTCATATTTGGACACTCAGTTGGTGGTTGATGGTGTTGCCTTATACTGCGCTGGACTGGGGCATTAGAACAAATACTGCCATCTACTGACATGATATCTGAAGGGACTATCCATGCTTGTTTTGTCAACTCACCAGAACCATTCAAAGAAATCAGCTGTCCTTTTGTGGTCCAATTTCAATATTAATTCTTAATAGTGGTAGAGTATAGTCATAACCTTTGGGGCACAGAAATGGCATAATTCTTATAAGACAACCA
Proteins encoded in this window:
- the LOC120057197 gene encoding LOW QUALITY PROTEIN: G-protein coupled receptor 1 (The sequence of the model RefSeq protein was modified relative to this genomic sequence to represent the inferred CDS: inserted 3 bases in 2 codons); amino-acid sequence: MLFGSCTFSQWNILNLFHKGKKTTEIMVASLNTSGYDDYDDSVAIPSQSPVIYEMYQMKAGFXMYVSVYSANILLGLLLNSVVIFMTVKCRSKKKLSQHMIILGLAVTHLVFCLFAPLYLITAWNYFSWTFGKVVCKLGSYVMFMNMFSVSLMITFWNVCWSVPGCFEHRMSTNIVLLSWFTGAILSTPSLLSREVQYTADGHVCLDNYGYTGSSQMSKEGRERLMAVLICRFIFGLLLPLGVRCXSCCCMNSMGNNQLRSRVIRPVTIVHFLCWTPVISLSVLQATMGTGSRLFTYALSPATALSVLNSCISPIICIWQEKKEQSLRGPPQMEDNRDKDEEMTSLTR